The Streptomyces albofaciens JCM 4342 genome has a segment encoding these proteins:
- a CDS encoding MerR family transcriptional regulator encodes MRLAELSERSGVPTATIKYYLRERLLPPGERVTATTAEYGDTHLRRLRLVRALIQVGKMSVATAREVLAAVEDESLDHHMRLGAAVWALPFDPGPAEETPETAAARRTADELLRRLDWRFGLELGALSPAYGLLVNAIAALARLGYPHGVENVLPYARLAGELAVTDLDLVEGFETPTEQVEAAVALTVLYEPVLLSLRRLAEAEESHRRYGEGG; translated from the coding sequence ATGCGACTGGCGGAATTGAGCGAACGCAGCGGGGTACCGACCGCCACGATCAAGTACTACCTGCGCGAGCGGCTGCTCCCGCCGGGCGAGCGGGTCACCGCCACCACGGCCGAGTACGGCGACACCCACCTGCGCCGGCTGCGTCTGGTGCGGGCGCTGATCCAGGTCGGGAAGATGTCGGTGGCCACGGCACGTGAGGTGCTGGCCGCCGTCGAGGACGAGTCGCTGGACCACCACATGCGGCTCGGCGCGGCCGTGTGGGCGCTGCCGTTCGACCCGGGGCCCGCCGAGGAGACCCCGGAGACCGCCGCGGCGCGCCGTACGGCGGACGAACTGCTGCGCCGCCTGGACTGGCGGTTCGGGCTGGAGCTGGGGGCGCTGTCGCCTGCGTACGGGCTGCTGGTGAACGCCATCGCCGCGCTCGCCCGGCTCGGCTATCCGCACGGCGTCGAGAACGTCCTGCCGTACGCCCGGCTCGCCGGTGAACTGGCCGTGACCGACCTGGATTTGGTGGAGGGGTTCGAGACGCCCACCGAGCAGGTGGAGGCCGCGGTGGCGCTGACCGTGCTGTACGAGCCGGTGCTGCTGAGTCTGCGGCGGCTCGCGGAGGCCGAGGAGTCGCACCGCCGGTACGGCGAAGGCGGGTGA
- a CDS encoding HAD family hydrolase: MSIDAVLWDVDDTLFDYTGSDRTGALRHIEAEGLLGAYADAECALGRWRECMEAAFARFLAGEVGFLEHRRERARSFLGKPLSDDEADAWFGRYVALYEAAWSLFPDAVQALEALAPLARQGVLSNSSVANQDRKLRTLGIRDHFEVVLCADGLGHAKPAAEAFLAACDAMGLKPGRVVYVGDKLDVDAIGARDAGLRAVWVDRTGERGEVPDGVTRIEGLAELPSLVRGLIGFGASSTFG; the protein is encoded by the coding sequence ATGAGCATCGACGCGGTTCTCTGGGACGTGGACGACACCCTCTTCGACTACACCGGGTCCGACCGGACGGGGGCGCTGCGCCACATCGAGGCGGAGGGGCTGCTCGGAGCGTATGCCGACGCGGAGTGCGCGCTCGGGCGGTGGCGGGAGTGCATGGAGGCGGCCTTCGCGCGGTTTCTCGCGGGGGAGGTGGGGTTCCTGGAGCATCGCCGGGAGCGGGCGCGGTCGTTTCTGGGGAAGCCGCTGAGCGATGACGAGGCGGATGCCTGGTTCGGGCGGTATGTGGCCCTCTACGAGGCGGCCTGGAGCCTCTTCCCGGACGCCGTCCAGGCCCTCGAAGCGCTCGCGCCGCTGGCCCGGCAGGGCGTGCTGTCGAACTCCTCCGTCGCCAATCAGGACCGCAAGCTGCGCACGCTGGGCATACGCGATCACTTCGAGGTGGTGCTGTGTGCCGACGGGCTGGGGCACGCGAAGCCGGCGGCGGAGGCGTTTCTGGCGGCCTGTGACGCGATGGGGCTGAAGCCCGGCCGCGTGGTCTACGTGGGCGACAAGCTGGACGTGGACGCCATCGGCGCCCGGGACGCCGGGCTGCGTGCGGTGTGGGTGGACCGGACCGGGGAGCGGGGCGAGGTGCCGGACGGGGTGACGCGGATCGAGGGGCTCGCCGAGCTGCCCTCGCTGGTGCGCGGCCTTATCGGTTTTGGAGCGTCGTCCACCTTCGGGTAA
- a CDS encoding DUF397 domain-containing protein yields MHDYRWQKSSYSNAAVNCLNLAAAPDGTFRLRESDAPETVFPVTREGLAAFLAVIKGHGVRPPVRNR; encoded by the coding sequence ATGCACGATTACCGGTGGCAGAAGTCCTCGTACAGCAACGCGGCGGTGAACTGCCTGAACCTCGCCGCCGCCCCCGACGGCACCTTCCGCCTCCGCGAGAGCGACGCTCCGGAGACGGTCTTCCCGGTCACCCGCGAGGGCCTGGCCGCGTTTCTGGCCGTGATCAAAGGGCACGGGGTGCGCCCGCCCGTACGTAACCGCTGA